The Bacteroidota bacterium genome includes a region encoding these proteins:
- a CDS encoding T9SS type A sorting domain-containing protein, which yields MADTTTCGYNVSCDGAADGVATVSATGGCPSYSYQWSNGGTTSTVTGLAVGTYTVTITDGGGATSVQTVVLTSPAVVIANGVTTSTCSGDSTGDIDVTAAGGNDCAGYTFLWSNGATSEDLTGLTAGTYSVTVTDASGCTGTQSFTVGTFAAPSPAITATGNVLTSVQTWSSYQWLFNGGNISGANANTYTATQNGVYSLMVTDSNGCSGVSDTVHVVLEGINAQLGDWAELSIFPNPAQDAFKLRTASPIGYAITVNIHDMFGRSVFAKGLPQLGQEVDFDISNLAAGTYMVEVSSDLGQRKLFKLVVQ from the coding sequence ATGGCAGACACCACTACCTGTGGCTACAATGTCTCCTGTGACGGTGCTGCGGATGGTGTAGCGACCGTCTCTGCAACCGGTGGATGCCCATCCTACTCCTACCAATGGAGCAATGGCGGAACGACAAGTACCGTTACCGGTCTTGCAGTGGGTACCTACACGGTAACCATCACCGATGGTGGAGGTGCAACTTCGGTGCAAACCGTCGTCTTGACTTCACCTGCTGTCGTGATTGCCAACGGCGTGACGACATCCACCTGTTCTGGCGACTCAACTGGAGACATTGATGTCACCGCAGCAGGCGGCAATGATTGTGCAGGCTACACATTCCTCTGGAGCAACGGTGCCACATCCGAAGACCTGACAGGATTGACCGCAGGTACCTATTCGGTAACGGTAACGGACGCAAGCGGTTGCACGGGAACGCAGTCATTCACTGTCGGTACATTTGCTGCACCTAGCCCTGCGATTACGGCGACTGGAAATGTGCTGACTTCGGTGCAAACTTGGAGCAGCTATCAGTGGTTGTTCAACGGCGGCAACATTAGCGGTGCCAATGCCAATACCTATACCGCAACGCAGAATGGCGTCTATTCCTTGATGGTGACCGATTCCAACGGATGTAGCGGTGTCAGCGACACGGTGCACGTTGTTTTGGAAGGCATCAATGCGCAATTGGGTGACTGGGCTGAATTGTCCATCTTCCCGAATCCAGCTCAGGACGCATTCAAATTGCGTACTGCAAGTCCGATCGGGTATGCGATCACGGTCAACATCCATGACATGTTTGGCCGCAGTGTATTTGCAAAGGGTTTGCCACAGTTGGGTCAGGAGGTCGATTTTGACATCTCCAACCTTGCTGCCGGAACCTATATGGTTGAGGTTTCCTCTGATTTGGGACAGCGCAAGTTGTTCAAATTGGTGGTGCAATAA
- a CDS encoding HYR domain-containing protein — protein sequence MTLFPTTADHSDFGSVLVCSGTIVRTFTIENITGANLTIGTVSLTGTHASDFLVNVLPGSPVVAGNSTTFQVTFNPSGTGLRSATIEIANNDPDENPYNFAIQGTGNSDIVDPTITCPANISVPATLGFCTATATYTAPVGADNCGVPVTTQIAGLASGATYPGGVTTNTFRATDGSGNTATCSFTVTVTDNQAPVIGNLACNASMASGTAYNDGWQTGDNDGTGFGAWTLNASTGNTSQAGFFAGSSTVNGAGVDSNGDNDINSTGRALGMYANSAQATQATRPILGVFGNGSKLTLELDNGFIDPGQIVGFQIQNSSGSSLGEVRHRGGQPGYEIVDAMGITPFPGVSFTDEGIIIEVTSTLPGQASIKLTRKVNGATQTLPMVLFSGGGNQVIGRFMVFNSNAGTGATNNLYVNNMVACIAALGCPGNVATNNQTGTCGAPVSYNTVVAADNCAPSLPVTRTTGLASGATFPVGITTNAFLATDGSGNTATCSFTVTVTDNQLPTITCPANATANTGVGVCTAVVNFTAPVGADNCSGPITVQTTGLASGGSFPLGVTTNTFRVTDASGNSATCSFTVTVSDLQAPNAICQNLTLQLNGTGTGSVVAAAVNNGSNDACGISTMTVNGGASVAYSCANIGANNVTLLVTDVNGNTATCTSVVTVADTVRPTAICRNVTAQLNGAGLVLVTGAMVNNGSTDACGVGGLLVNGGVNVNFGCANVGTNNVILRVTDVNGNSATCTSVVTVADTIRPVAICRNVVSHLNSGGTSTVTGAMINNGSSDACGIATLTLSTGSFACINVGSNSTVLTVTDVNGNTATCTGIVSVLDSVRPVATCRNITVLLNGSGNGTATAAAVNNGSSDACGIASLSLSNSFFNCSNIGANSTVLTVTDINGNTSTCASTITVVDAVAPNAVCQNLTLQLNVGGNASLTATMANNGSSDACGIASLVVNTTSFGCANVGPNNVVLTVTDVNGNSSTCTSIVTVRDTIRPVPVCQNVTSFLNGAGTSTVIAAQVNNGSSDACGIASLSLNNGAFTCANVGANTVVMTVTDNNGNTATCSATVTVNDTVDPVAVCRNVTLQLNAGGTATLTASMVNNGSADACGIASLSINTTSFTCANVGPNSVVLTVTDVNGNSSTCSSTITVADQIAPVAICQNLTLMLNNAGTVALTGAMANNGSSDACGIASLNVSTGSFSCANVGPNNVVLTVTDVNGNTSTCSSIVTVQDTVDPMPVCQNITSFLSAGGSSTVTTTQINNGSSDACGIATLSLNNGAFSCANVGPNTVVLTVTDVNGNTSTCSSTVTVVDSIDPVAVCRNVTVQLNAGGNGTLAASQVNNGSADACGIASLSINTTSFTCANVGPNSVVLTVTDANGNSSTCSSTITVADQVAPVAICQNLTLMLNNAGTVALTGAMANNGSSDACGIASLNVSTGSFSCANVGTNNVVLTVTDVNGNSSTCTSVVTVQDTVDPMPVCQNRTSFLNSGGNSTVTAAQVNNGSSDACGIATLSLNNGAFTCANVGPNTVVLTVTDVNGNTATCSATVTVVDSVDPVAVCQNVTVQLNAGGNGTLAAAQVNNGSADACGIASLSINTTSFTCANVGPNSVVLTVTDVNGNSSTCSSTITVADQIAPVAICQNLTLMLNNAGTVALTGAMANNGSSDACGIASLNVSTGSFTCANVGSNNVVLTVTDVNGNSSTCTSVVTVQDTVDPMPVCQNLTSFLNGGGTSTVTAAQVNNGSSDACGIATLSLNNGAFTCANVGPNTVVLTVTDVNGNSATCSATVTVVDSVDPVAVCQNVTVQLNAGGNGTLAASQVNNGSADACGVASLSINTTSFTCANVGPNSVVLTVTDVNGNSSTCSSTITVADQIAPVAVCQNLTLMLNNTGTVALTGAMANNGSSDACGIASLNVSTGSFSCANVGSNSVVLTVTDVNGNSSTCTSVVTVQDTVDPMPVCQNLTSFLNGGGTSTVTAAQVNNGSSDACGIATLSLNNGAFTCANVGPNTVVLTVTDVNGNSATCSATVTVVDSVDPVAVCQNVTVQLNAGGNGTLAASQVNNGSADACGVASLSINTTSFTCANVGPNSVVLTVTDVNGNSSTCSSTITVADQIAPVAVCQNLTLMLNNTGTVALTGAMANNGSSDACGIASLNVSTGSFSCANVGSNSVVLTVTDVNGNSSTCTSVVTVQDTVDPMPVCQNLTSFLNGGGNSTVTAAQVNNGSSDACGIATLSLNNGAFTCANVGPNTVVLTVTDVNGNSATCSATVTVIDTIDPVAICQNINSFLDGAGNSTVTPSMVNNGSNDACGVSSTTINNGAFTCANVGANTVVLTVVDVNGNSSTCASTVTVIDSIDPTPLCQNLTVYLDSLGSTSITTGVVNNGSSDICGISNLSLSVSAFNCSNVGGNTVVLTVTDVNANTATCSATVSVLDTIDPAITCPGNQVLFADSALCGAIAQWNVPNTLENCAVDTVFSNHPSGAVFPIGTTTVVYSVIDVNANSSICAFTITVDPVPLQVVLSSPLQGCGYHLACALDSTANIVSYVSGGCLPYNYLWSTGDTSVNLGSLPSGTYFVTVTDSRGTTALDSLVITAPALLQTAISGDTVACEFANTASLLTTTTGGQDCAAYSFLWSTGATTGNLASLPAGTYVVTVTDSLGCMATDTGVVQLGIIPSLDLGPDTLTCPGIPVVFEAPALYAAYQWSTGSSNSVITMQTPGMYICQIWTLQGCTDTDTVNLLEHVVDMNIITALGNLLLCDGDTLLLQGDAGLSNYNWSTGGSTQTIAVAGFGGPITLTAVDTNGCLAMDTVNVNYVPFTDPQPVIAPGPTAPICIGGTRQLDVQSGYFSYAWSTGATSQTIVVNAPGVYIVTVSNGFGCTDVSDPVTVYQVPLPTPTVAYNSGTLSTTVPYVTYQWLMGGIPIPGAVQPTHLPIQSGWYSVAVTDSNGCEGFSTQIFVNPVGVTEELQGLVGLTIYPNPSRDVINLKTINAIDWPLQVEIWDMFGQKVRVFDMAHLMDVVSFDLSDLASAPYLMKITAFRRNTTEQTVFRFVKQ from the coding sequence ATGACCTTGTTCCCCACGACGGCAGACCATTCTGATTTCGGCTCTGTTTTGGTTTGTTCGGGCACGATCGTGCGAACTTTCACAATTGAAAATATCACTGGCGCCAACCTGACGATTGGCACGGTTTCCTTGACAGGCACACATGCAAGTGATTTCCTTGTGAACGTGTTGCCGGGTAGTCCCGTGGTCGCAGGCAATAGCACAACTTTTCAAGTCACTTTCAACCCCTCCGGCACGGGTTTGCGCTCGGCTACGATTGAAATAGCCAACAACGACCCCGATGAAAACCCCTACAATTTTGCTATTCAAGGCACGGGGAATTCAGACATTGTGGATCCGACGATTACTTGCCCGGCAAATATCAGTGTACCGGCTACCCTTGGGTTCTGTACCGCAACCGCTACTTATACCGCACCGGTGGGAGCTGACAATTGCGGTGTCCCGGTTACCACACAAATTGCGGGCCTCGCTTCTGGCGCGACTTATCCGGGTGGTGTTACAACCAATACATTCCGTGCGACGGACGGTTCCGGCAATACTGCGACTTGTTCGTTTACCGTGACGGTCACCGATAACCAAGCACCCGTGATCGGCAATCTTGCTTGCAATGCCAGTATGGCATCGGGTACCGCCTACAATGACGGATGGCAAACCGGCGACAATGATGGCACGGGATTCGGGGCATGGACCCTGAATGCTTCCACTGGGAATACATCTCAGGCCGGCTTCTTCGCCGGATCTTCGACGGTGAATGGAGCTGGTGTCGATTCGAATGGGGATAACGATATCAATTCGACCGGTAGAGCGCTTGGAATGTATGCCAATTCAGCGCAAGCAACGCAGGCCACCCGTCCTATCCTTGGAGTCTTTGGCAATGGCAGCAAGCTTACCCTTGAATTGGACAACGGGTTTATTGATCCTGGTCAAATCGTTGGCTTCCAAATCCAGAATTCCTCAGGGAGTAGTTTGGGCGAAGTCCGGCATCGCGGTGGTCAACCTGGCTACGAAATCGTCGACGCCATGGGCATTACACCTTTCCCGGGGGTTTCTTTTACCGATGAAGGCATCATCATCGAGGTGACCTCTACGTTGCCCGGTCAAGCAAGCATCAAGCTTACCCGCAAGGTGAACGGCGCTACGCAGACGCTGCCGATGGTGCTTTTCTCTGGTGGCGGCAACCAAGTGATTGGAAGGTTCATGGTGTTCAATTCGAATGCAGGAACTGGAGCCACCAACAATCTTTACGTCAATAACATGGTGGCTTGTATAGCCGCCTTGGGTTGCCCTGGAAACGTGGCGACCAACAATCAGACCGGCACTTGTGGAGCTCCAGTGAGTTACAATACGGTCGTAGCCGCAGACAATTGCGCGCCTTCTTTGCCGGTAACACGCACCACCGGACTTGCAAGTGGCGCAACCTTCCCGGTTGGCATTACCACCAACGCGTTTTTGGCAACTGATGGTTCGGGGAATACAGCGACCTGCTCGTTTACCGTCACGGTCACCGACAATCAGCTTCCCACAATCACTTGCCCGGCAAATGCCACTGCAAACACGGGCGTAGGCGTTTGTACCGCCGTTGTGAATTTCACTGCGCCCGTTGGAGCAGACAATTGTTCCGGTCCAATAACGGTGCAAACCACTGGATTGGCCTCAGGCGGGAGCTTCCCGCTGGGTGTCACGACCAATACCTTCCGCGTGACGGATGCATCTGGCAATTCGGCAACTTGTTCCTTCACAGTGACAGTTTCCGACCTTCAGGCTCCGAATGCCATTTGCCAAAACCTGACACTGCAATTGAATGGTACTGGAACAGGTTCGGTCGTAGCAGCAGCTGTGAACAATGGCAGCAACGATGCTTGTGGCATCAGTACGATGACCGTAAATGGTGGGGCCTCCGTTGCCTATTCTTGTGCAAACATTGGCGCCAACAACGTGACTTTGCTTGTCACAGACGTCAATGGCAATACAGCAACCTGCACTTCGGTTGTCACCGTAGCCGATACGGTGCGTCCGACAGCGATTTGCCGGAATGTCACTGCACAATTGAATGGTGCCGGCCTCGTGCTTGTCACGGGTGCGATGGTCAACAATGGCAGCACGGATGCTTGCGGAGTGGGTGGATTGCTGGTGAATGGCGGCGTGAATGTCAACTTTGGCTGCGCGAATGTCGGGACCAACAACGTGATCCTTCGCGTTACAGATGTGAATGGCAATTCCGCAACCTGTACTTCGGTGGTGACGGTAGCAGATACCATTCGCCCCGTAGCGATTTGTAGAAACGTTGTTTCTCACTTGAACAGCGGCGGAACCTCCACGGTCACAGGCGCGATGATCAACAATGGCAGCTCTGATGCCTGCGGTATTGCAACCCTGACCTTGAGTACCGGAAGTTTTGCCTGTATCAATGTCGGATCCAATTCGACTGTGCTTACCGTCACCGATGTGAATGGAAACACTGCCACTTGTACAGGAATTGTTTCCGTACTGGATTCGGTGAGGCCGGTTGCGACTTGTCGCAACATCACTGTGCTCCTTAATGGTAGTGGGAACGGAACGGCAACCGCAGCGGCGGTCAACAACGGTAGCAGCGATGCCTGTGGCATTGCAAGCCTGAGCTTGAGCAACAGTTTCTTTAACTGCAGCAATATTGGTGCAAACTCCACTGTGCTTACCGTCACCGACATCAATGGAAACACTTCGACATGCGCATCGACGATCACGGTTGTGGATGCAGTAGCTCCGAATGCGGTTTGCCAGAACCTTACATTGCAACTCAATGTGGGAGGCAATGCTTCGCTCACTGCGACTATGGCCAACAATGGCAGTAGTGACGCTTGTGGTATCGCAAGTTTGGTCGTGAATACTACCTCGTTTGGATGTGCCAATGTCGGCCCCAACAATGTGGTATTGACCGTGACCGATGTCAACGGCAACTCCTCCACCTGTACCTCAATCGTCACGGTAAGGGACACGATACGTCCGGTACCTGTTTGTCAGAACGTTACTTCCTTCTTGAATGGTGCAGGCACTTCAACAGTCATCGCAGCACAAGTCAACAATGGCAGCAGTGATGCTTGCGGTATTGCAAGCCTGAGCTTGAACAATGGCGCATTTACCTGCGCCAATGTCGGCGCCAACACGGTCGTGATGACGGTAACCGACAACAATGGCAATACCGCAACCTGTTCGGCTACCGTAACCGTCAATGATACCGTGGATCCCGTTGCTGTTTGCCGAAATGTCACCCTGCAGTTAAATGCCGGTGGCACTGCCACGCTTACTGCTTCGATGGTCAACAATGGCAGTGCCGATGCCTGCGGAATTGCATCGCTGAGCATCAATACCACTTCGTTTACCTGTGCCAATGTCGGACCCAACAGTGTCGTGCTGACCGTGACCGATGTCAACGGCAACAGTTCTACTTGTTCCTCCACAATAACGGTCGCCGATCAAATCGCCCCCGTGGCGATTTGCCAGAACCTGACCCTGATGCTGAACAATGCCGGCACTGTGGCACTTACCGGCGCGATGGCCAACAACGGCAGCAGCGATGCCTGCGGTATTGCCAGCCTCAACGTGAGCACGGGTTCATTCAGCTGCGCGAATGTCGGACCTAACAACGTTGTCTTGACCGTCACAGATGTCAATGGCAACACTTCGACCTGTTCCTCCATTGTGACAGTGCAAGACACGGTAGACCCGATGCCTGTTTGCCAAAATATCACTTCATTCTTGAGTGCAGGCGGCTCCTCCACGGTCACAACCACACAAATCAACAATGGCAGCAGCGATGCTTGCGGCATTGCAACGCTGAGCTTGAACAATGGTGCATTTTCCTGCGCCAATGTCGGTCCCAACACGGTTGTGTTGACGGTGACGGACGTGAATGGAAATACTTCGACGTGTTCCTCAACGGTGACAGTGGTCGATTCTATCGATCCAGTGGCCGTTTGCCGAAACGTCACCGTTCAGTTGAATGCCGGCGGCAATGGAACGCTCGCGGCTTCGCAGGTCAACAACGGCAGTGCCGATGCTTGCGGAATTGCATCGCTGAGCATCAATACCACTTCGTTTACCTGTGCCAATGTCGGACCCAACAGCGTCGTGCTGACGGTGACCGACGCCAACGGCAACAGTTCTACTTGTTCTTCTACAATCACGGTTGCCGATCAAGTCGCCCCCGTGGCGATTTGCCAGAACCTGACCCTGATGCTGAACAATGCCGGCACCGTGGCGCTTACGGGCGCTATGGCCAACAATGGCAGCAGCGATGCCTGCGGTATTGCCAGCCTCAACGTGAGCACGGGTTCATTTAGCTGCGCCAATGTCGGAACCAACAACGTGGTATTGACGGTGACCGATGTCAACGGCAACTCTTCCACTTGTACATCGGTCGTGACCGTGCAAGACACGGTGGACCCGATGCCTGTTTGCCAGAATCGGACTTCTTTCCTGAACAGCGGCGGCAACTCGACGGTTACTGCAGCACAAGTCAACAACGGCAGCAGCGATGCTTGCGGCATTGCAACCCTGAGCTTGAACAATGGTGCATTCACCTGCGCCAACGTCGGACCCAATACAGTCGTGTTGACCGTGACCGACGTCAACGGCAATACTGCGACGTGTTCTGCTACAGTGACGGTGGTCGATTCGGTTGATCCGGTAGCGGTTTGCCAGAATGTCACCGTTCAGTTGAATGCCGGCGGCAATGGAACGCTCGCGGCTGCGCAGGTCAACAACGGCAGTGCCGATGCCTGCGGCATTGCATCTTTGAGCATCAATACCACTTCGTTTACCTGTGCCAATGTCGGACCCAACAGCGTCGTGCTGACGGTGACCGATGTCAACGGCAACAGTTCTACTTGTTCTTCTACAATTACGGTCGCCGATCAAATCGCGCCTGTAGCTATTTGTCAGAACCTGACTTTGATGTTGAACAATGCCGGCACTGTGGCGCTTACGGGCGCGATGGCAAACAACGGCAGCAGCGATGCCTGCGGTATTGCCAGCCTCAACGTGAGCACGGGTTCATTTACCTGCGCCAATGTCGGATCCAACAACGTGGTATTGACGGTGACCGATGTCAACGGCAATTCTTCCACCTGTACATCGGTCGTGACAGTGCAAGACACGGTGGACCCGATGCCGGTTTGCCAGAATCTGACTTCTTTCTTGAATGGTGGCGGCACCTCGACGGTTACCGCAGCACAAGTCAACAACGGCAGCAGCGATGCTTGCGGCATTGCAACCCTGAGCTTGAACAATGGTGCATTCACCTGCGCCAACGTCGGCCCCAATACGGTCGTGTTGACTGTGACCGACGTGAATGGCAATTCTGCTACCTGTTCTGCAACGGTGACGGTGGTCGATTCGGTTGATCCGGTAGCGGTTTGCCAGAATGTCACTGTTCAGTTGAATGCCGGCGGCAATGGCACGCTTGCGGCTTCGCAGGTCAACAACGGCAGTGCCGATGCTTGCGGCGTTGCATCCTTGAGCATCAATACCACTTCGTTTACCTGTGCCAATGTCGGACCCAACAGTGTCGTGCTGACCGTGACCGATGTCAACGGCAACAGTTCCACTTGTTCTTCTACAATTACGGTCGCCGATCAAATCGCCCCCGTAGCTGTTTGCCAGAACCTGACATTGATGTTGAACAATACAGGCACCGTGGCGCTTACCGGCGCGATGGCGAACAATGGCAGCAGCGATGCCTGCGGTATTGCAAGCCTCAACGTGAGCACGGGCTCATTTAGCTGCGCCAATGTCGGATCCAACAGCGTGGTGCTGACCGTAACCGACGTCAACGGCAATTCTTCCACCTGTACATCCGTCGTGACAGTGCAAGACACGGTGGACCCGATGCCTGTTTGCCAGAATCTGACTTCTTTCTTGAATGGTGGCGGCACCTCTACGGTTACCGCAGCACAAGTCAACAATGGCAGCAGCGATGCTTGCGGCATTGCAACCTTGAGCTTGAACAATGGTGCATTCACCTGCGCCAACGTCGGCCCCAATACGGTCGTGTTGACTGTGACCGACGTGAATGGCAATTCTGCTACCTGTTCTGCAACGGTGACGGTGGTCGATTCGGTTGATCCAGTAGCGGTTTGCCAGAATGTCACCGTTCAGTTGAATGCCGGAGGCAATGGAACGCTTGCGGCTTCGCAGGTCAACAACGGCAGTGCCGATGCTTGCGGCGTTGCATCGCTGAGCATCAATACCACTTCGTTTACCTGTGCCAATGTCGGCCCTAACAGCGTCGTGCTGACGGTGACCGATGTCAACGGCAACAGTTCTACCTGTTCTTCTACCATCACGGTCGCTGATCAAATCGCCCCCGTAGCTGTTTGCCAGAACCTGACATTGATGTTGAACAATACAGGCACCGTGGCGCTTACGGGCGCTATGGCGAACAATGGCAGCAGCGATGCCTGCGGTATTGCCAGCCTCAACGTGAGCACGGGTTCATTTAGCTGCGCCAATGTCGGATCCAACAGCGTGGTGCTGACGGTAACCGACGTCAACGGCAATTCTTCTACTTGTACATCGGTCGTGACAGTGCAAGACACGGTGGACCCGATGCCGGTTTGCCAGAATCTGACTTCTTTCTTGAACGGCGGCGGCAACTCGACGGTTACTGCAGCACAAGTCAACAACGGCAGCAGCGATGCTTGCGGCATTGCAACCTTGAGCTTGAACAATGGTGCATTCACCTGCGCCAACGTCGGACCCAATACGGTTGTCCTGACGGTGACCGACGTGAATGGCAATTCTGCAACCTGTTCTGCAACGGTGACGGTGATCGATACAATTGATCCAGTGGCCATTTGCCAGAATATCAACTCCTTCTTGGACGGAGCAGGTAACTCCACGGTGACACCGAGCATGGTCAACAATGGTAGCAATGATGCTTGTGGCGTCAGCAGCACGACGATCAACAATGGCGCATTTACTTGTGCAAATGTTGGTGCCAATACGGTTGTTTTGACCGTGGTGGATGTCAATGGAAACTCCTCAACTTGCGCATCGACGGTGACGGTGATCGACTCGATCGACCCTACTCCGCTCTGTCAGAATCTTACGGTCTATCTGGACAGTCTTGGATCAACGTCCATCACAACAGGTGTGGTCAACAATGGTAGCTCAGACATTTGCGGAATCAGCAATTTGTCTCTGAGTGTCAGTGCATTCAATTGCAGCAACGTTGGGGGCAATACGGTGGTTCTCACAGTTACCGATGTCAATGCCAATACTGCGACATGCAGTGCGACGGTAAGCGTTTTGGATACGATCGATCCTGCAATTACCTGTCCCGGGAATCAGGTCTTGTTTGCAGATAGTGCGCTATGCGGTGCCATAGCACAGTGGAACGTACCCAATACACTGGAGAATTGCGCGGTCGACACGGTATTTTCCAACCATCCATCTGGAGCAGTATTCCCCATTGGAACAACGACCGTAGTTTATTCAGTAATCGACGTCAATGCCAATAGCAGCATCTGTGCATTTACGATTACCGTGGATCCTGTACCACTTCAGGTTGTCCTGAGCAGTCCTTTGCAAGGTTGTGGCTACCATTTGGCTTGTGCATTGGATAGCACGGCCAATATCGTCTCTTATGTTTCGGGAGGATGTTTGCCTTACAACTATTTGTGGAGCACGGGAGATACCTCAGTCAATCTCGGAAGTCTCCCATCAGGAACTTACTTTGTAACGGTTACCGATAGCCGCGGCACAACTGCACTTGACAGTTTGGTGATTACCGCACCTGCGCTGCTTCAAACCGCAATATCTGGCGATACTGTTGCCTGCGAATTTGCGAATACCGCTTCGTTGTTGACCACCACAACAGGTGGACAGGATTGTGCAGCTTATTCGTTCCTTTGGAGCACTGGAGCTACGACCGGCAATCTTGCCTCGTTGCCTGCGGGCACCTATGTTGTCACCGTGACCGATAGCTTGGGCTGCATGGCTACGGATACAGGGGTCGTGCAGTTGGGAATCATTCCTAGTCTCGATTTGGGTCCGGATACCCTCACTTGCCCGGGAATTCCGGTTGTTTTTGAGGCGCCTGCCTTGTATGCCGCCTATCAGTGGAGTACCGGATCTAGCAATTCGGTGATTACCATGCAAACTCCGGGTATGTACATCTGCCAAATTTGGACGCTTCAAGGGTGTACAGATACCGATACGGTTAACCTCCTGGAACATGTGGTGGATATGAATATCATCACGGCACTGGGTAACTTGTTGCTCTGCGACGGAGACACCCTGTTGTTACAGGGCGACGCCGGACTTTCCAATTACAACTGGAGTACTGGCGGCAGTACGCAGACGATTGCTGTGGCCGGATTTGGTGGACCCATTACCCTGACGGCAGTAGACACCAACGGTTGTCTTGCCATGGATACAGTGAATGTAAACTATGTTCCATTCACGGATCCTCAACCCGTGATTGCTCCTGGACCAACCGCACCGATTTGTATTGGTGGGACACGTCAATTGGATGTGCAGTCTGGTTACTTCAGCTATGCCTGGAGTACCGGTGCCACTTCCCAAACGATTGTTGTGAATGCACCTGGCGTGTATATTGTCACCGTGAGCAATGGATTTGGCTGCACGGATGTAAGCGATCCGGTTACGGTCTATCAAGTACCGCTCCCAACGCCAACGGTCGCGTATAATTCCGGGACATTGAGCACTACTGTGCCTTACGTCACTTATCAGTGGCTGATGGGCGGCATTCCGATTCCAGGTGCGGTGCAGCCTACACACCTACCCATTCAAAGTGGATGGTATTCTGTGGCAGTGACCGATAGCAACGGATGTGAAGGATTTTCAACGCAAATTTTTGTGAACCCTGTCGGGGTTACGGAAGAATTGCAGGGGCTTGTCGGTTTGACAATCTATCCGAATCCGAGCCGCGATGTGATCAATCTGAAAACAATCAATGCAATCGATTGGCCCTTGCAGGTTGAAATCTGGGACATGTTTGGACAGAAGGTGCGTGTGTTTGACATGGCACATCTGATGGATGTGGTTTCTTTCGATTTGAGTGATCTCGCCTCGGCACCCTACTTGATGAAAATCACCGCTTTCCGCAGGAATACAACGGAACAAACGGTTTTCCGGTTTGTGAAACAGTAA
- a CDS encoding choice-of-anchor D domain-containing protein, with product MNASCQATVPDYRGLGTPVGGTCGPMTVVQSSPTIGSTVSGTGSFSVTLFAQNTALQGSTNTCNFTVNKVDNTLPSITCPSNISQNAAPCTATVTYTTPSGTDNCTGATTTRIAGLASGAAFPVGTTTVTHRVTDGSGNSATCSFAVTVTAPEMDVSGNSNPIADNSVTPSLTNHTDFGSTGVGVPVIRTYTITNSGTSNLTIGAGAITMSGTDASMFVVGGITLPASIVPTGSTSFTVTFTPTSSGAKTATVNIANNDCDENPYNFAVQGTGIVSDPDMNVKGNSVPIADNDLVPHDGRPF from the coding sequence TTGAATGCCAGTTGCCAAGCAACGGTCCCTGATTATCGGGGCCTGGGCACACCCGTTGGAGGAACATGTGGCCCGATGACGGTCGTGCAATCCTCACCAACGATCGGATCCACTGTTTCTGGAACTGGATCATTTTCTGTGACGCTTTTCGCACAAAATACTGCCCTGCAAGGCAGCACAAATACTTGCAACTTCACGGTGAACAAGGTCGACAATACCTTACCGTCGATTACTTGTCCGAGCAACATTTCACAAAACGCAGCGCCTTGCACCGCAACAGTGACGTACACCACTCCGTCCGGTACTGACAATTGTACAGGTGCAACAACCACACGCATAGCAGGTCTTGCGAGTGGCGCCGCATTCCCGGTTGGTACTACAACGGTGACACACCGTGTCACAGACGGCTCAGGCAATTCGGCAACCTGTTCCTTTGCGGTGACCGTGACGGCCCCCGAGATGGACGTGAGCGGCAATAGCAATCCCATTGCCGACAACAGCGTGACGCCCTCCCTCACCAACCATACTGATTTTGGCTCGACTGGGGTGGGTGTGCCTGTGATACGAACGTACACGATTACCAATTCTGGCACCTCCAACTTGACCATTGGCGCAGGGGCCATCACGATGTCCGGAACGGATGCGAGCATGTTTGTCGTGGGCGGTATCACGCTTCCGGCTTCCATCGTCCCCACAGGGTCGACTTCTTTTACTGTGACCTTTACGCCAACTTCAAGTGGTGCGAAGACTGCAACGGTCAACATCGCCAACAACGACTGCGATGAAAACCCTTACAATTTTGCAGTGCAAGGGACAGGCATTGTCTCAGATCCAGATATGAACGTCAAAGGCAACAGTGTCCCAATTGCTGACAATGACCTTGTTCCCCACGACGGCAGACCATTCTGA